A window of Triplophysa dalaica isolate WHDGS20190420 chromosome 12, ASM1584641v1, whole genome shotgun sequence genomic DNA:
CAAGCTTCATTATTACTTCAGAGAACGAACCCCTAACCCTAAGTATTGAACTATGGCATGTTGAACTCCTCCCAACATTTGTCTTCCAGACCTGAATGATATCTTAAACACGGTTGACTTGTTTAGGAAAGGTGTGCTGCGGTTTTTGTTAGCAATACATAAGAAGGATACTTTTGACCCTGACAACCACCACGAAGAACCTCCTTTGAATGTGCTTAAAAACTCTTTAGACTAGGAACTGCTGACGAATATACCAGCCACAAATCCTCTATTGACATGTCAGTAAATTTGCATTAACAAGcattaatgtaatttttgtttGAACAACACTTAAATGCATTGGTGGATTTTCAGTTATTGAACTCCTCAAGTCATTTCAGACCTGGCATGGATGTGCACAAAAACAGTGTGGTTGTTTTTGTTGACATGTGCTTAATTTCCCTGTATGGTCTTTTGTGGtctagatgtgtgtgtgcgtgtgtgtgtatctgtgcgTGCATGCGACTGAGGCTGTCTGGTTTTGAGCATTTCTTTCATTGGAGTGCTTTCTTTACCCAAACCTCAAAGTTATTTTTGACCAATCATCTCTGCAGACCCCTCAATCCATCCTCATTTGCACAGTGACCATATTAATAACCTCTATAAAATTTCCACaggatgtatttttatttttatttttgaagacGTGAGCCATTGCAAAGTCTCTGAAGGGAAGTCGTAGCACTCGGCAGTCATTTTTTCAATACAGCTATTTCAGACATGCAAGATTCAATTCCTATCTTATAGGAGaggacatacagtatatctcaAACGTCCcacaattaaatattatattaactgCACAATAGGTTTTGTTTCTTAAGCTTAAATTGCGCCAAAACGTTTTTACAGCTGGCCTTAGCTACTGCTACTAAGTCTCTTTAAGTCCCAGATGACATGCTATACAAAGTGCACTTAAACTAAGCACTTATATGCACCCTACCAACTAGTGTATGATTTTTAGAAGAATAGTGTTTAATGAAGTGTTTATTGTTCCACACTTcacatttttggttaaataaGCTCAACATCTTTTTTTGGAATTATCAATGAGAACCCCCTGCTCACACTATAGTATGTATACTTCAAACTAGTGTATAATAGAGCGTAAGTGCACGATTTGGGACACACCTTCTGTCAAGCAAACGGTTGGCAGCCATCCCCTCTTCAAAGCATtctccaaagccacgcctcatccaaaacacaaaaatgcacTGATGCAGAAGATTATCTGTGTATATCGAATATTGTCAGATTTTGAAGATATCAAAATCTTTAGGATATTTTTAACCAACAGCcaaatagtttatattttagtaaAGTCTCTACAAGGCAGGCACTTTTGAACAAATCCTCCTCAATACAATTAAATTTAAGACCTGGCCAACATTCATTTACCTGGCAACGTTCCAAATTTGACATTTAATATAATCGGATTTCACGTAaaatttcacattaaaacaagttttttacATTGTTGAAAGACGGTTCAATTTAACTTTATCATATATCTCTGTTTTAGCTCTTTCACCTCTACGATGATATCAGGCTTGTATTTGTCTATCTTTGCATTTGTTAGATCTTTGTTTTGCATCTTTCTTCATACGGGTGTTTACAGTCCCATCACGCAAGTGTAACAGTTAGCTTTATTGTACTTTTCTTAATTTAAATGACTATGGAAATGATGTCAGGAAATATTTAGCTTGGATACTATGTGAGTCATCACTGCCTATTTGAATGCAGATATTAGGATCACACTATGACTCTGCTCAGTGTTAATCTTTATTGGTTACAATATTTTCCAGGTAACATCATGAGAGGGGCAGGTACCAGAGGATTTCTTCCAGCGTTTAGTTAATGCCATCTGTTCCGTGTAAACAAGTCCGACCGTGATGCtgtgtgctttgtgtgtgtgtttgttttaggcCCATGTGTGTGTACAGGTGCCGCTCTACAGGTGCCGTGGACAGGGACCGCAGTGTGGGAAAAACAAGATATACAGCTGTATGACACAGGTGTGCTTGCAGAAGGGTTCCCTGCATGGTTCATCAATATCCTTTGTGAGGCCTGAGACAATTGTGATTGAAAATCTAATCATGAGACGAAACAATCCGCATTTACAGTGAACATTTAAccatatattcattatttttcttggTTCGATCGAAACCCATTATGATTTTCAGAAGAATCTCAGATCATGCAGGGAAGGATTAAAAGGTTTTGTACAAACTCTGGACAAGATGCCACAAGCCATAAAATGTTGTGCAGATGAACTAAATTTAAAAGTCAATGTGAGAGATTAGTAACAGATGGTTTAAACAGGATCAACACGCTCTGACAGTTGCACCACACCTACACTACCCCAACTATACTGCATTCAGTAACTGACTAGTGGGAATTTGAATGTGAATGTTTTACCTACGTTGTCTGTAAATGTGTCGTTACCCTACACCCACTGTAAAACAATCTTCTCAAGTAATTAAGATAAACTGCCTTGTCAAAAACAGCCTCTATTATTTACCTTTGCATTACTGCAGTCTGTTGATTTGAATATGTGAACGATGAGACAGTTCAAACAAAATCGCCTGCAGCCCTCAACCACACCTATGTACCTTCACGAAATGAgggcgtgcgtgtgtttgtgcatttatcattgcagtgaatgtttttaatgaaatacgTTGTTTATGATTAATTTAGATGAGACTTTTGAGGCCAAACTGTTTTaaagatttaacattttttacatctCACTGCACAAGATAACGAAAGCATTCTGAAAACATATGTGGCTTAGAAGCACAGGTGTACATTTTTCGAAGTCATACATTtgcatgtacatttacatgCCATACGTAGCAGTCAGTTTAAAAAAGTGTACTAGGTCtgtaattgttttcatttagtaTTTGGctgatgctttcatccaaaggtTTCTGTGCAATCTAGCCATACATATTTTTGATATGAGTGTATCTTTGGGAATTGTGCACACATGCCTTATAATACCTGGCATGATGCTCTACCAACTAcgaaataatttgaaaaaaatgacacgTAAACATGAGTACCCACAAAacgattttattattattcaaaaaaCAGAGAACGGTAAATCACTATTGCACTGTGTTCTTCATATCTTAGAGAGAATAGATACAACATTTGCTCTTGTCATTACATCATTTGTTCTTAACAATCTTGCAGAGTAGAATAGAGAAGAGATACTTTTAGTTATGCAAAAGATTAGGGATGTTACAGGATGTAAATGACTACTGTTTGAGGGGCATCAACGTCGTGAAGAGTGTTCACTTATTCCTCCTGGGCTTATCCTTATCGTCGCCATGCTTTTTCCTGTAGTAGCCTTTGGCTAGACAAGCCACGTACTTGCTGAATTCACCGAAGTTTACATCTCCATCGCGGTTCTTATCCAGATCATCCATGACCTCCTTGATATTCTCCGGATCGACTTTGTCCTGAGATAGTCATTGAAAGAAGAACGCCAGTCGCTTTATTATTTGCCGACAGTacaataatgattttaaaacatttctgagaaTCAACCAGACAGCTAGTGGTAAAAAGTATGGAAATTATTCCAAGACTCCGCATGCAAACAGTAAAACACAGCCTGAAGGCCCAAAATTCCTGAACTGTCAGGAAAACAGAGTGTAAGGGATTTTGTAGGAAGGTTAGTTGTACTGAAGACCAGGAAAAATAAATGGGAATCCCCATGCCTATTTTAATGAATCTCATGCATTCATTGTATGACTCATGCTGGTAAACCTCTTGTTTGTGAGGTTTCCATAACAAACCTCCATTGCACAAACTATCGTTATGCAAGGAATTTCTTGTGACATGTCGGAGGACTTAATTCTTTGCTGTCGTTCTCTGTATCTTACCTTGAATGGACCACTGCTTAGTTGGCTTTTAATAAGGTCTGAAAGCTCGGTTTTGCTCAGCTGTGACTTCTTGTCATCTTTTCCAGCAAACTCCTCAAACACCTCCACTATGGCCACAATGGCTTGCTCCAGCTTAGACATGTCTggaagagaaaacaaaagaggTAGAATTCAAAGTGTGAAAGATAGGGACCCTATAGCCTctacataaaaataacatagtAACATGGAAGGTCTTAGTAAATTGATGAAATTTAAGTCGGGAATTCATTTAAGATGCATTGTACAACATCAACAAAAAatccacataaaaatacatttcgacactgtcttgtcattttaaatctctgcttctcttttttcttctgtagTATCGTCAGTCtcagttttttgtttcttttccacTTACCTCAAGACTGATGTGTTCACAAGGTATGCTGAGAATTATGGTGTAGTAAATTGTCTGCAGCCTTTAATTCACATATTTTATACTCttcacagcacacacacacaaacatatacacactaacaaacacacacagggatGATTCATTCTTTGGCAATGAGGGATCGGTAACACACCCAAAACAGTTTGAGAGTACTCCccttttatataattttttacaaaattaaagacaaaaaaatattctgcagTGTTCGAAAGAAGTTCCTTTATGTGCATAAATATTGAAACAATAACGGATAAGGATCTGAGTCACATTTATGATACGATGTCTCTCGTCTCTTTGTGTCGGTTTTAGCCCcaccagtttttttttgtcatgggtGTTGCCCATCCTGCCCGCCACATTTCCATGTTTTTTTCCTGTGTGATTATTCATTCTTTAAACctaattttgaaaaattagAAAGTAGAAAGAGGCATTGTTATAAAACGGTTTTATGGTTAGTGGATATGTTTCCTTCAAATAGCAACTCTTTCGAGTCGACCTAGATCACGAGCTTCTCATTTAGAGTAAACAAAGACAAGCTTATCCTTTCTAAATCTTGACTTCAGACATCAAAGGAGGTTTTGCAATGGATCATTCATTGCAGACATCCAAACTTTATGAGTACCCCAGCTGTCCACAGGAATGCAGcttgacacaattttttttagcaaaaatcattttcaaattcAAAACCTTTTTGCTGTCCGGGAAAGTATCTAAACATCCTTGAAATaagacacatttacacaaacctCTGTATTAAATATAGCAAaattaaatcttgtttttttgagTAATGTGTGATTAAGTGAGGTTTATGCCCCAGACAACTGGTGAAAATAAAAGAGAACAAGTAAAAAGCTAAGCAATAATGTATTGCAAAATGCTGCAGGCCTCAACACACATGTGCAAACAATTGTGCGCAAAACCACAAGTTGGTCAGCAACTGCTCATCTTTTTAACATTGAATCATTTCAGTCTTTATTAAACATGGATAAATCCTGTGAAGTAAATATTTAGCATTTACCAAAATCATTACTTTATCCAAAGACGCAAAAAAATTTGACGGGATGTTAGTTTTGCATCCTGAGTAAACACATAGTTAGAGACCACACCCTTTGTCATACTTTTCACAAATTCAATCCCAGAACATTCTATGGTAACTCTGTTAACACAACATAGTAAATGTCAACACTTCTTAAGTTATAATGGCCGTGGGACATTTACAAAAGAGGGTGTGAAGGCCTATTAGAGGTACATCCTTCAGGTTATGCTTTTGTTCACTTCAGGTTTTTCCACATTGTGTGGTGAGAagtgcacaaacacaaacacacacccacacaaaccaTAGAACAGTCTAGAAGCCATTGCTCAGCCTGTCGCATGGATTCAGAGATGAAGGCCACAGCAAAAATTAATTCGATATAAAAACTTCATTAAACTACGAAGTGCATTGAGTGTGAATGGTTATGCAAGCACAACATGTCAGTATAagtatgttatatttattttcatagcaGTCGATTctatacaaagcgacttacaaatgagagagcCCAATAATAACTGTAGCTAGTTACTAGGGATGCACGATGTACCGGAGCTACGGTATTACCGTGATGCTAAAGCTTCTCTTTTCATGAAACAGTAGCATAGTACCGTAGGtaatgttgcatatgcgcattaatattcattttaacgCTTACATCTGCCTTTTTAAGATGTATATCTCCTAAATGAATGTGGGTTTTGAATGACTCGGACGCAATAATGATTCAAATGAGCGTTTTGAAAAAgttggttaaatgattcactaacTCTGTAAAAAATCGCCGCCGCCTAATGGCGGTCTATAGTTCTGCCTTTAAATTAAGCCAATGAAATTTAGCCCACATTTAAATTAGTTCCCATGTGAAAAATGGTTtgtgtactttagtatttactacattAAACTACTAAAACTGATAGACACTAGTGATTTTGAGTCTTTCCATAGTAAATACATACGTATACTACAGTATCTGCTACAATTTATCCAATTAGTACAGTTAATGCAACAACATATTCTAGTGCATAGTATAATACatcttactatagtaaatacaaaatgtttcatctaaatctgtgttttttgtatagatttgaattatgAACATGGCACGGCATCGTAATACTACTTCGTATCGAGATACTTCAGCTGGTAGCCTATAGTATCGTAACACATGTCTAAAGCTTGAAATACTTTCCACAAATAAATTATCTTTGTTGTGAGATGCAGCTCTGCTGAACAATTTTACTAAAAGAGTCATTGAGGAATTTAAGTTATAATTTACACAAGTCTCTGATCCCATGAATGGAGAAATTAAATAAGGGTGTGGTAGAGGATTTGGGGATAAGGAAGTTGACATTTCGTGTGGAATATTGCTGACATCTAGTGGTCATATTTCTAAACTGCACTCTCACATTGCAAACGCTGTCTCTCTTCTTGTGATTCTCCTTTACACTAATGAAACATTCAGGGTTTGTTTTACGATGCATTTCCTCTGACCTCCTTTTTGCTTGCATTTGATTAAGATTGCTATATTTAAGTTGCAGAATATGTCTATGGGTTATGCCTATTCATTTCTGAATTGCCTTCCAGAGTGTTCTAAGCTATAACTTGGAAAAGAAAGACAAGGATTGTCAGATACTAATCATGTGCTTTTGTGgtagagaaaaaaacatgtttgtactTGCTCGCATGACCTCATGGAGCTGACAGACACACCCAAAAGTCATTCATGGTTGTTAAGCAACTCCAATGTTTACACAGATGAAAACACGCCCACATATTGTCAGTGGTTCCTGAAGTTGGGGGAAGGGTTGGATATTAAAAATTATCAAAAtgaatcatcatcatcatcataataatatttaagTCTTTCAGgtctgtttatttataatatgcacaatgtatacatatttttattataaagatCCATTTACAAGCACCCTGACACCAAACCAAATCATGGAATATTTATAAGAAATTGAATAAGATAAATATGAATCTTTTTGTGCCTTTGACATCTGTGTTTGCTGTTTACCCTACATATCTGTTTcatttgttctgttgtgtaaacagaataagctttcctgtacctcagtggtaagagcattgcgttaacaacgcaaggttgtgggttcgatcccaggggattgcaaaaacctatgtataggataaagcaatgtaagtcgctttggataaaagcatctgccaaatgcctaaatgtaaatgtaatgtaaatataaacagcaGTCTAGGCCTATTAGAAGTTATTGAGAGGCAGTTCGTCTTTGGTTCTGCACTGTTTGAAGATATAAAGTTACAATTCAGATCATTTGTATGACAATTATGCTGTATATAATTCTAAGTAACCCAAGAACATTACTAATTATTCTGGCCAATGGTATGTTGGGACCAGTATTGCTAAGAAACAcaaatcttaaatatttccttaaagaaaaaatatatgtatgaaAAGAAATTCCAAATACTTTTCACTGTGTGACAAATTTCTGTGtttgatttattataaatgatgtttctgtcaatctgcttgttcttAAGCAATGCCATTTTGAAAACGTGAAAGTGATGACTGTCCTGTAACCATTCATGTTAAATTAAGCAGTGATTATTGTGAAATCTTAACCCATATTACAGGTTTCTTCTGATTATTATCAGTGACACACACATTTGAAGACACAACTGAAAAACACCAGTTAAGTACATAACAGGTAAATGTTACAAATACACTGTAATTGAAAAAACTTTACTAAATTGTGTTTTAACTGAGAGTGATACCATgcatttgaatgtatttatgcCATTCCAAGACAGGCATCGGGATTAGTTGATACTCCATGATTTTAAGCAGCTGTgagtaacattttaaataatgtgagACGAAATGTTCAGTCAAAGTGCAAGCTTAGTTCCGAAATGTGGAAACCATTTGTATGTCATGATTTGAAAGCATTATCTGTTATTTTCTTTCACATATTCCaggcacaaataaaaaatctaagatATCCTTCACTTTTAATGCGTCTGCACACATGAGTGAATTATAGACAACACTTgaaaaaattctgttttatcAAGAGGCTGTTAGAGTTTTTAGAAGTGACATGAGAACTTTTAAATTGCACAAGTGATTGTGGGTGTGTGCAGGGAGGGAGTGGCTGTAACACATGAACAGACAGCATGGAGGCAAAGAAAAATGGATGAATTTATTgtgaatgtttatgttcatgGTTAACACTTACACCACTTCAAAACATAATCTTTAAACATAATTTGTCTGTGCAGtcatcaaaacacaatacaCTGTAACAGATTCAGATTGAGGAATGTGCCAGACAGTGTACATTCACacctatttttttaaaatacgacacgaataaaacatattttcccctcttgtttcagtttttattgctttttaacaCCTGCTGTCAGTTTCTGGTGCGTCTGGTAGATCTGTTCGCAAGCAATGGACAAACCGACCACAAGAGAAACAAACTCCTCGAAATTCACCTCTCCGTCGCCATTAGCGTCCAGATCCTTCATAATCTTGTCTATTGCAGCAGGATCCTTTTGAGACTAGAGTAAAAGAGAACAGCAACACTGAGATTTCTCACCAAACAGgaaatatatcaaatggatGGACATGTTTTGATAAGTAGCCCAAGATAGAAAGATTGTCAAAAAGtgtgcaaaacatttaaaaccaacTTCTTGGAAGAGATCATAGAGGGAATACAGTCATATGTGGTAcaccaaagatataatgttgaAAAGTGGAAGGGAAATAGGAAAACTGGAAGGATGTTAGTGTACCTTCAAAAAGCTGGACAGCTCTGTCTCCATCAGCTGTTTGAGTTCTTTGCGGCTCAGCGATGCTTTATTACCCTCTCTGCCCGCGTAACGGTGAAACACAGTGATCAGAGTCTCCATCGCTCTCTCCAGATCAGACGGCATTGTGACTGGCTGgaatgtaacatttttgttattgtcTCATCACATATACTAACAATGTTAATATAATGATATTCTTTATATAATGTTAATTGTAGACTTGACTCATACAAAAGGAAATATTTGGCAAATAGTTCATTGTTCTCCTCCTATCTTTGGGGGATTGGGAAATAGTGGTGGATTTTTCCAACTGGAAAGGAGCCAAAGAGTGAGCAATGCCCTCCAAGCCCAAAACAATCCAATCCATTACAACAAAGGCATATTAGTagtttttgtaaatacaaatgATATTAAAACTTGTAACCCTCTTAAAGCCTTCTTGTAACTTTATGTCCAGGATCATTTATCCACATCTGAAAAACTTTGCCAAATCACTAGCCCGTGAATAAATTGCTGACGTTCACGGAATATGCGCCTGCACACTTGCAAATAAACGTTTCACCATTTATTAGATGCGTGTTTCATATGCGCAAATGACGCAGTCTTACAATTCGATATCCGTTACGGACCGAAACGCCAACAAAACCTTTAAGTGAACGCAACCCATGTAAAAGTAGAAGTACTTTTAGTATGAACAATAACATGACGTATAAGCCCAATGAAGAAAACTTTGTGCAATAAGGTGTAAATATAGACCACTAACCGTGATAAATGCAGAGCGACACCTAAAAGAAGTAAAGAAGGAAAATGCTGCGCAGGAGCTGGTCAAGAGGCAGTCGAGGAATTTATAGTGGGGCTCCGCCCGAATGACTTTGAGCTTTGGTGAGTCGATGACTAACATTAACCGTTTAGAGCTAACATTATAGATAACTACAGGAGACCAACaatgagaaaatataaaacaaaacatttgagcTAGAAAGCATGTACATAACATCTAGAAATAAGAACATGTTACTGTATTCTTATATTCTTTTGCATCTTGCCATCCCATATtggcacaattttttttacatcacagTGAAATTTATCACAAACGGTTGATTAACAGATatgtaattataataattaaaataatataaaatatatatatttatttttaagagggGAACATTAACCCTTTTTTTTCACCATTTCCTGAGTGACTCACACTCGTTTTCTGCTTCACGTATgaccacacaaaaaaaatccctCTATGTGAATgcttatcattattttttaaaggaaaatgagGTTGTTTTTGGCAGAAATTAGGCCTGTTTTTAAGTGATAGTCTGGTTGGATTTAAGACATTAGAATTGCGACAAAAGAGAAGTGAGTGTTAACTTTCAAGCTGCTCCTGTGGACATACCATCATTAAGTGTGTCAATATGTTTGGCAGGTATTCCTTCATTCCTTGCACTACAGGCCGAACAAATCAGAATCTCTCAATGATGACAGTCCAGTTagttaaaaaagttttacaaTGCAATCCTTATCCGTAGGacattagaaaatgaaaaaggaaGTAAGAGAACAGTCATGGTTGGATGATACAGGCGTgtttgggtgtgtttgtgttgtcataGTGAAGTATCATTCCGTTCAAGTCTCTGATGAAAAAAGATGTTTACTGGCAGGCTGGGGCAtgacgtttttttttcaattgcccAATAAGTGGTTGGGTGCACCAAAGTAGAATGCatcattataatttatttatcaaGCACCACcaaaaacattgcttttatttCCAACCATAAGCACCCATGGCACTCCTCCATCATGGAAACTATGATCAGCAATTTCACAAATCTGTGAAGAAAATGAAATAGTTGGGTGggactgctgtgtgtgtgtggggggggggggggattcCCATTCTTAAGATTCTATGCGGTTTAGATCCACTTCTGCTGTTTAAACTCAACACAAAGTAGCAGTTGCGACAATGTTTTACATATTGTGAAGTTAAAAGGCTTTTGGAATGAAAAAAGAAGGGCATGACTTCATTTTTGTACTTCAGGAAGTGGTTGGATAGTTGAAAGTTTAAAGCCTGGCCACTGGTCTTATCTTTCGTAACATCGTTCAGAGACGTTTCATGTTGTTTAGAGCGGAAAGATGATGCTTTGAAAAAGTTTAAGAGGACACttgaatttaaagaaaaaataatgacCCAAACAGAGACAACTCATTTATAAGAAACActgatttttctatttttctgaAAAATTGTAAGTGTCTAAGTTAGGATTTTATGGTGGCATCAAACCCACCTTACACCTAGAACCTTTAGGAATACTAAAACACatgtttacaaatgcaaaaataaatgctttggaaattaaacaaactaaaaagaAATCAGTCTTAAATAACAAACATGCAGAACCAAAATCCTAGCTATGACTGGTGggacaaaagacattttattatcTTTACGATATGAGTGGAATGGAATTATGGAGGACACTTGATAAAGTCTTCAAGAAGCTGGTAGAGTTTTTAGAAGTGACATGAGAACTTTAAATTGCAGGAGGGATTGTGGGTGGTGTGCAGGGCTGGGCTAGGTGGCTGGGAAACCAGGAACAGACAATATGGAGgcaaagaaaaatgataaactgaattcattgaatgtttattttcattgtaagaCTTACACGATTTCAgaacataatatttttgtttcttttaacatCCCTTGGAAAAAATTTAACCGTAACTAAGCCCACACTAACTGATCTAGATTAAGGGATGTGTCAGTCCGAACCAGTATCCACTCTCAgctattgtaaaaaatatgacaataataaaacagacaTATTTCCTTTCTTGTGTCACGTGTTATGAATCTTCTACACAACTTTGAGCAAAAGAGGGAATACATTTCATATGGTTGAAAGATGGTGTAGTCACAGGGAAAGGAAATAGGAGGAGTGgagatgtaaatgtacattagGAAACCGGGGCAGCTCTGTTTCCATCAGTAGTTTGAGTCCTTTGCGGTTTAGCGTTCTTTCGGCCCCTCTTTGCTCACGTGTCGGTAAAAACTTCTATAAGAATAtgtatctctctctccagaTCAGACTCCATTGTGACTAGCTGGAGTGAAACATATTTGTATGGAGTGTACATCGGTTGTACACTTGTTATTGCAATGAATCATGGGATCGAATGAGTGCACTTAATTCCACTATGAATTCGGACACCAGTAAAACTGGatgttgaagaaaaaaaacaagatcaaCACTTAAACAAAAATCAGCAAGACttaattttttcagtttttaataacaaactttaacaaaaatattccATATGCAGAACCAAAGTCATACAGGACTGGTGGGACAAAAGACACTTTGTGAGACACATATGAGTGGAATGAAAAAATGCTGCTGCTGATGGCATAACCATCATATTTTCTAGGGTGACTGCGGGAATAACATGTCATAAGTGCTTCAGTTCTTTTTTTTGCCCTTGCTGGTAATTTTGGCCGGAGTTGTAGCAGGCGCCGTTTGGTAAAGAGCTGCTGATACTTTGTTGATGTAGTACAGCGCGAAGATAGAAAAGATCAGGCTAAATAGGAGgacagaggaaaaaaacaaattaacatgAGTTGGTTTATTTAACTAATTCAATGGTGAATATATTAATGCAATGTTTTGAAGTAAATACAGCTTAAGCTCTGAGGActacaacaaaaaaattgatttttactgttttaaagaAACACTGACAATGTGAACATAAAAGTATACTCTATGTAGCAGTGTATCTATTTttttcacacttgacttcttttttgaagagGCTAgcttctgttttacattataatgagtaaacagtgttttttaagcACAAACGCcagcgtctttttctgcagctcagagcgtcttttGATGTCGAAATAACAACATGCGAAGAACGTGAATGGTTGAGAAGGATCAagctctaaaaaataaaattccgACCGAAACACCCACTGGATCATAGTTTTGTacaaatgtaagtttaattttcactttcaataacttctgattgcatttctaatAGACAACTGCAACTGaca
This region includes:
- the s100w gene encoding S100 calcium binding protein W is translated as MSKLEQAIVAIVEVFEEFAGKDDKKSQLSKTELSDLIKSQLSSGPFKDKVDPENIKEVMDDLDKNRDGDVNFGEFSKYVACLAKGYYRKKHGDDKDKPRRNK
- the s100a10b gene encoding protein S100-A10b translates to MPSDLERAMETLITVFHRYAGREGNKASLSRKELKQLMETELSSFLKSQKDPAAIDKIMKDLDANGDGEVNFEEFVSLVVGLSIACEQIYQTHQKLTAGVKKQ